The Cloeon dipterum chromosome X, ieCloDipt1.1, whole genome shotgun sequence genome includes a window with the following:
- the LOC135945265 gene encoding pleckstrin homology domain-containing family G member 5 isoform X8 has product MNKNRFVKARSRSLTHLDALDGARAGEAGSRSAGGTAAVPSTDASPCATPGRDFQHSALEAAAALLRQPPPTPGMDDLNQRLVVPSNDPSRDRRRTLARSQVSSSEFFSISFEGVEVDENLRTEFIPATKGMLLVDALAEACDRRKLEINSMDVFLDTNRKPLHISAVDTHSLGGKHLLICAKGSGPSRLARNPSCTSQPSSRKTSGGSYKGKGTRFFSASTEDATYAAEQHGHFEFKIPLSKQSSSKQPWSSIFGANKQQQQDNKCMDLLVDQLNIFSRFGCVDKSCSVPSSMSSSTCDHERFFLNLYDMEDDWRDLVHGCEDLSEKIVQQQTAIWELVQTELSYIHILGVVRDLFIACLRHLQAENLLEHVDPSRLFSNISDIYLVNVSFWLNHIQPMVDRSRATKQLFNPSLMLAGFLKFDELFAPYTRYCSDQQDQCQQYCRENMQTSELFMAYLAWCEAQRECKRLRLLDILVKPMQRLTKYSLLLKAILKNTDDTDQRMDLLLMIKHVDHFVSSVNTSLRMQQDEEKLRVIAARINSYEVMQEIKDDDLEKLVKAHSELNLNTPMPGCTSSQFRQLVFEGGLILKEHAKSKVTKTEVHGLLFTDILLLSKVTNAGKKQPENYKVVRQPFVVDRLQMVDIVRDSQPGLGVVYLNEFQTAVAAFTLFSNDKATSIKVWAEKIRKTQHAYKQAKSAAKAAETAAALAAGMMHPDMTDDGIEDTGHYLAFSSRSQSSSRMLSLNHSQSICSESMEITDASSFNQSRGVSLEMEAGRGSSISSDEGSSGGELKLTFTPPHGNTPSPRIEKRSPMRSPNMLGVQHIRHGGGQSLPNLSLSESPSSGMTSPVNLPQKGTNSLLSVPTSKGLSPQRGVSYPPPSPRALRRSYAVPQSRNPPLMKSRHVLGVRSANDSDAAADSLLINEISTSKECSSSSNLKFEEESPGMRAYRQVFNAKRPVRTADGRRYHTAGVIDDLKQFSLDPPKKLDIKDASIHKRLSWNCGANSAGMQPLGACARNSTVSADSVQSSSGVSSSTGSQPLLYQNESADSKIMAQAEGQPPTSPLPALKVCPATPLLKAVEDELGALESDANMFSTVEDIVEAFNIEVIQNMGSTESGSEPNFPHQLPPSVSPAVRRSECSLSGPPPIVPPRSRNNSSNSDKSDLCSKMDSTDV; this is encoded by the exons GTTTCCAGTTCCGAGTTTTTCAGCATCAGCTTCGAAGGAGTTGAGGTGGATGAAAATCTCCGAACAGAGTTTATCCCTGCCACCAAAGGAATGCTGCTTGT CGATGCTCTGGCCGAAGCGTGTGATCGgcgaaaattggaaattaactCGATGGACGTGTTTCTGGACACAAACAGGAAGCCACTTCACATTTCCGCAGTAGACACTCACAGTCTGGGTGGGAAACATCTTTTAATCTGTG CAAAAGGAAGTGGGCCTTCTCGACTAGCTAGAAATCCCTCGTGCACTAGCCAGCCATCCTCGAGAAAAACATCTGGAGGG AGCTACAAAGGCAAGGGAACGCGTTTCTTCAGCGCCAGTACGGAGGACGCGACCTACGCTGCCGAGCAACACGGCCACTTTGAGTTCAAAATTCCGCTGTCTAAGCAGTCGTCGTCCAAGCAACCGTGGAGCTCGATATTCGGTGCAAATAAG caacagcaacaagACAACAAATGCATGGACTTGTTGGTGGATCAGTTGAACATTTTTAGCAGATTTGGTTGTGTTGACAAATCGTGTTCTGTGCCTTCGTCTATGTCCTCGTCTACCTGTGATCATGAAA GATTCTTTTTAAACTTGTACGATATGGAAGATGACTGGCGGGATCTGGTGCACGGCTGTGAGGACCTGAGTGAAAAGATCGTGCAACAACAGACAGCGATATGGGAGCTGGTGCAGACTGAGCTCTCGTACATTCACATCTTGGGAGTGGTTCGAGAC ctgtttaTCGCCTGCCTACGACATTTGCAAGCCGAGAACTTGTTGGAGCACGTCGACCCGTCGCGACTGTTCAGCAACATCAGTGATATTTACCTGGTGAACGTCAGCTTCTGGCTCAACCATATTCAGCCGATGGTCGACCGCAGCAGGGCGACCAAGCAGCTGTTCAACCCGAGCCTCATGCTAGCAGGATTTCTAAAG TTCGACGAGTTGTTCGCCCCCTACACCCGCTATTGCTCTGATCAACAGGACCAATGTCAGCAGTACTGCCGCGAGAACATGCAAACCAGTGAATTATTCATGGCCTACTTGGCA tGGTGTGAAGCTCAGCGTGAATGCAAACGCCTCCGCTTGCTCGACATCCTCGTCAAACCGATGCAACGGCTCACCAAATACTCGCTCCTCTTGAAAGCcatcttaaaaaatacagatgATACTGACCAAAGGATGGACCTGCTGCTAATG ATAAAGCATGTGGACCATTTCGTGAGCAGCGTGAACACGTCCTTGCGGATGCAGCAGGACGAGGAGAAGTTGCGTGTGATCGCAGCCAGGATCAACAGCTACGAGGTCATG CAGGAAATCAAGGACGACGACTTGGAGAAGCTGGTAAAGGCGCACAGCGAGCTCAACCTCAACACGCCGATGCCAGGCTGCACGTCCAGCCAGTTCAGGCAACTCGTCTTCGAGGGCGGCCTCATCCTCAAGGAACATGCCAAATCCAAAGTTACTAAG ACTGAGGTGCACGGGCTTCTCTTCACCGACATTCTACTGTTGAGCAAAGTGACGAACGCcggcaaaaagcagccggaaaattacaaagtggTGCGGCAGCCATTCGTCGTGGATCGCTTGCAGATGGTGGATATCGTACGAGATTCGCAGCCTGGTCTGGGGGTAGTTTACCTCAACGAGTTCCAGACCGCCGTCGCGGCATTCACTCTATTTTCGAACGACAAAGCGACAAGCATTAAG GTTTGGGCGGAGAAAATCCGGAAAACGCAGCACGCGTACAAGCAGGCCAAGAGTGCTGCAAAGGCGGCCGAAACGGCGGCCGCGCTGGCCGCCGGCATGATGCACCCAGACATGACAGATGACGGCATCGAGGACACGGGCCATTACCTCGCCTTCTCGTCGCGAAGCCAGAGCTCGTCACGGATGCTCAGTCTCAACCACTCACAAAG cATATGCAGCGAATCAATGGAGATCACTGATGCCTCCAGCTTCAATCAGAGCAGAGGTGTAAGCTTGGAAATGGAAGCAGGAAGAGGGTCAAGCATCAGTTCCGATGAGGGCTCGTCAGGAGGGGAGTTGAAGCTCACTTTCACTCCACCCCATGGCAACACGCCGTCTCCACGAATCGAAAA ACGCTCTCCAATGCGTTCACCCAACATGTTGGGCGTGCAGCACATTCGTCACGGCGGCGGCCAATCCCTGCCCAACCTGAGCCTGTCGGAGAGCCCGTCCTCAGGGATGACCAGTCCTGTCAACCTGCCGCAGAAAGGCACCAACAGCCTGCTGTCCGTGCCGACGAGCAAGGGCCTTTCGCCGCAGAGGGGCGTCTCGTACCCGCCACCGTCGCCCCGCGCCCTCAGACGCAGCTACGCGGTGCCGCAGTCACGCAATCCGCCCCTCATGAAGAGCAGACACGTGCTCGGCGTCAGGTCGGCCAATGACTCCGACGCTGCTGCCGATTCCCTGTTAATTAATG AAATTTCAACTTCAAAAGAGTGCTCGAGCAGTTcgaatctgaagtttgaagaaGAGAGCCCTGGAATGCGAGCATATAGACAGGTTTTTAACGCGAAACGACCAGTGAGGACCGCTGATGGGAGACGTTACCACACAGCCGGTGTCATCGATGATCTGAAG CAATTCAGTTTGGATCCTCCAAAG AAGTTGGACATCAAAGACGCGAGCATCCATAAAAGACTGTCGTGGAACTGCGGCGCCAACTCGGCGGGCATGCAGCCACTGGGCGCGTGTGCTAGGAACTCGACCGTCAGTGCAGACAGTGTGCAGAGCTCGAGCGGCGTGTCCAGCAGCACTGGCAGCCAGCCGTTGCTTTACCAGAATGAGTCAGCAGACTCCAAGATCATGGCGCAGGCAGAAGGACAACCTCCAACATCACCTCTTCCAGCATTGAAAG tttgtccAGCTACACCATTGCTAAAGGCCGTCGAAGACGAATTAGGCGCATTGGAATCCGATGCCAACATGTTTTCTACAGTAGAAGACATAGTGGAAGCATTTAATATAGAG GTGATCCAAAATATGGGTAGCACCGAGTCTGGTTCTGAGCCTAATTTCCCCCATCAGCTGCCACCTTCAGTATCTCCGGCCGTTCGCAGAAGCGAGTGCTCATTATCAGGGCCTCCGCCCATAGTTCCTCCAAGGTCCAGGAATAATTCGTCCAATTCCGACAAAAGCGATCTCTGCTCCAAGATGGATTCCAC GGATGTGTGA
- the LOC135945265 gene encoding pleckstrin homology domain-containing family G member 5 isoform X9: MDDLNQRLVVPSNDPSRDRRRTLARSQVSSSEFFSISFEGVEVDENLRTEFIPATKGMLLVDALAEACDRRKLEINSMDVFLDTNRKPLHISAVDTHSLGGKHLLICAKGSGPSRLARNPSCTSQPSSRKTSGGSYKGKGTRFFSASTEDATYAAEQHGHFEFKIPLSKQSSSKQPWSSIFGANKQQQQDNKCMDLLVDQLNIFSRFGCVDKSCSVPSSMSSSTCDHERFFLNLYDMEDDWRDLVHGCEDLSEKIVQQQTAIWELVQTELSYIHILGVVRDLFIACLRHLQAENLLEHVDPSRLFSNISDIYLVNVSFWLNHIQPMVDRSRATKQLFNPSLMLAGFLKFDELFAPYTRYCSDQQDQCQQYCRENMQTSELFMAYLAWCEAQRECKRLRLLDILVKPMQRLTKYSLLLKAILKNTDDTDQRMDLLLMIKHVDHFVSSVNTSLRMQQDEEKLRVIAARINSYEVMQEIKDDDLEKLVKAHSELNLNTPMPGCTSSQFRQLVFEGGLILKEHAKSKVTKTEVHGLLFTDILLLSKVTNAGKKQPENYKVVRQPFVVDRLQMVDIVRDSQPGLGVVYLNEFQTAVAAFTLFSNDKATSIKVWAEKIRKTQHAYKQAKSAAKAAETAAALAAGMMHPDMTDDGIEDTGHYLAFSSRSQSSSRMLSLNHSQSICSESMEITDASSFNQSRGVSLEMEAGRGSSISSDEGSSGGELKLTFTPPHGNTPSPRIEKRSPMRSPNMLGVQHIRHGGGQSLPNLSLSESPSSGMTSPVNLPQKGTNSLLSVPTSKGLSPQRGVSYPPPSPRALRRSYAVPQSRNPPLMKSRHVLGVRSANDSDAAADSLLINEISTSKECSSSSNLKFEEESPGMRAYRQVFNAKRPVRTADGRRYHTAGVIDDLKQFSLDPPKKLDIKDASIHKRLSWNCGANSAGMQPLGACARNSTVSADSVQSSSGVSSSTGSQPLLYQNESADSKIMAQAEGQPPTSPLPALKVCPATPLLKAVEDELGALESDANMFSTVEDIVEAFNIEVIQNMGSTESGSEPNFPHQLPPSVSPAVRRSECSLSGPPPIVPPRSRNNSSNSDKSDLCSKMDSTDV, encoded by the exons GTTTCCAGTTCCGAGTTTTTCAGCATCAGCTTCGAAGGAGTTGAGGTGGATGAAAATCTCCGAACAGAGTTTATCCCTGCCACCAAAGGAATGCTGCTTGT CGATGCTCTGGCCGAAGCGTGTGATCGgcgaaaattggaaattaactCGATGGACGTGTTTCTGGACACAAACAGGAAGCCACTTCACATTTCCGCAGTAGACACTCACAGTCTGGGTGGGAAACATCTTTTAATCTGTG CAAAAGGAAGTGGGCCTTCTCGACTAGCTAGAAATCCCTCGTGCACTAGCCAGCCATCCTCGAGAAAAACATCTGGAGGG AGCTACAAAGGCAAGGGAACGCGTTTCTTCAGCGCCAGTACGGAGGACGCGACCTACGCTGCCGAGCAACACGGCCACTTTGAGTTCAAAATTCCGCTGTCTAAGCAGTCGTCGTCCAAGCAACCGTGGAGCTCGATATTCGGTGCAAATAAG caacagcaacaagACAACAAATGCATGGACTTGTTGGTGGATCAGTTGAACATTTTTAGCAGATTTGGTTGTGTTGACAAATCGTGTTCTGTGCCTTCGTCTATGTCCTCGTCTACCTGTGATCATGAAA GATTCTTTTTAAACTTGTACGATATGGAAGATGACTGGCGGGATCTGGTGCACGGCTGTGAGGACCTGAGTGAAAAGATCGTGCAACAACAGACAGCGATATGGGAGCTGGTGCAGACTGAGCTCTCGTACATTCACATCTTGGGAGTGGTTCGAGAC ctgtttaTCGCCTGCCTACGACATTTGCAAGCCGAGAACTTGTTGGAGCACGTCGACCCGTCGCGACTGTTCAGCAACATCAGTGATATTTACCTGGTGAACGTCAGCTTCTGGCTCAACCATATTCAGCCGATGGTCGACCGCAGCAGGGCGACCAAGCAGCTGTTCAACCCGAGCCTCATGCTAGCAGGATTTCTAAAG TTCGACGAGTTGTTCGCCCCCTACACCCGCTATTGCTCTGATCAACAGGACCAATGTCAGCAGTACTGCCGCGAGAACATGCAAACCAGTGAATTATTCATGGCCTACTTGGCA tGGTGTGAAGCTCAGCGTGAATGCAAACGCCTCCGCTTGCTCGACATCCTCGTCAAACCGATGCAACGGCTCACCAAATACTCGCTCCTCTTGAAAGCcatcttaaaaaatacagatgATACTGACCAAAGGATGGACCTGCTGCTAATG ATAAAGCATGTGGACCATTTCGTGAGCAGCGTGAACACGTCCTTGCGGATGCAGCAGGACGAGGAGAAGTTGCGTGTGATCGCAGCCAGGATCAACAGCTACGAGGTCATG CAGGAAATCAAGGACGACGACTTGGAGAAGCTGGTAAAGGCGCACAGCGAGCTCAACCTCAACACGCCGATGCCAGGCTGCACGTCCAGCCAGTTCAGGCAACTCGTCTTCGAGGGCGGCCTCATCCTCAAGGAACATGCCAAATCCAAAGTTACTAAG ACTGAGGTGCACGGGCTTCTCTTCACCGACATTCTACTGTTGAGCAAAGTGACGAACGCcggcaaaaagcagccggaaaattacaaagtggTGCGGCAGCCATTCGTCGTGGATCGCTTGCAGATGGTGGATATCGTACGAGATTCGCAGCCTGGTCTGGGGGTAGTTTACCTCAACGAGTTCCAGACCGCCGTCGCGGCATTCACTCTATTTTCGAACGACAAAGCGACAAGCATTAAG GTTTGGGCGGAGAAAATCCGGAAAACGCAGCACGCGTACAAGCAGGCCAAGAGTGCTGCAAAGGCGGCCGAAACGGCGGCCGCGCTGGCCGCCGGCATGATGCACCCAGACATGACAGATGACGGCATCGAGGACACGGGCCATTACCTCGCCTTCTCGTCGCGAAGCCAGAGCTCGTCACGGATGCTCAGTCTCAACCACTCACAAAG cATATGCAGCGAATCAATGGAGATCACTGATGCCTCCAGCTTCAATCAGAGCAGAGGTGTAAGCTTGGAAATGGAAGCAGGAAGAGGGTCAAGCATCAGTTCCGATGAGGGCTCGTCAGGAGGGGAGTTGAAGCTCACTTTCACTCCACCCCATGGCAACACGCCGTCTCCACGAATCGAAAA ACGCTCTCCAATGCGTTCACCCAACATGTTGGGCGTGCAGCACATTCGTCACGGCGGCGGCCAATCCCTGCCCAACCTGAGCCTGTCGGAGAGCCCGTCCTCAGGGATGACCAGTCCTGTCAACCTGCCGCAGAAAGGCACCAACAGCCTGCTGTCCGTGCCGACGAGCAAGGGCCTTTCGCCGCAGAGGGGCGTCTCGTACCCGCCACCGTCGCCCCGCGCCCTCAGACGCAGCTACGCGGTGCCGCAGTCACGCAATCCGCCCCTCATGAAGAGCAGACACGTGCTCGGCGTCAGGTCGGCCAATGACTCCGACGCTGCTGCCGATTCCCTGTTAATTAATG AAATTTCAACTTCAAAAGAGTGCTCGAGCAGTTcgaatctgaagtttgaagaaGAGAGCCCTGGAATGCGAGCATATAGACAGGTTTTTAACGCGAAACGACCAGTGAGGACCGCTGATGGGAGACGTTACCACACAGCCGGTGTCATCGATGATCTGAAG CAATTCAGTTTGGATCCTCCAAAG AAGTTGGACATCAAAGACGCGAGCATCCATAAAAGACTGTCGTGGAACTGCGGCGCCAACTCGGCGGGCATGCAGCCACTGGGCGCGTGTGCTAGGAACTCGACCGTCAGTGCAGACAGTGTGCAGAGCTCGAGCGGCGTGTCCAGCAGCACTGGCAGCCAGCCGTTGCTTTACCAGAATGAGTCAGCAGACTCCAAGATCATGGCGCAGGCAGAAGGACAACCTCCAACATCACCTCTTCCAGCATTGAAAG tttgtccAGCTACACCATTGCTAAAGGCCGTCGAAGACGAATTAGGCGCATTGGAATCCGATGCCAACATGTTTTCTACAGTAGAAGACATAGTGGAAGCATTTAATATAGAG GTGATCCAAAATATGGGTAGCACCGAGTCTGGTTCTGAGCCTAATTTCCCCCATCAGCTGCCACCTTCAGTATCTCCGGCCGTTCGCAGAAGCGAGTGCTCATTATCAGGGCCTCCGCCCATAGTTCCTCCAAGGTCCAGGAATAATTCGTCCAATTCCGACAAAAGCGATCTCTGCTCCAAGATGGATTCCAC GGATGTGTGA